The proteins below come from a single Beutenbergia cavernae DSM 12333 genomic window:
- a CDS encoding ABC transporter ATP-binding protein yields the protein MSGQTAENTEQGVPERTTREKARILWAYARPHKGVLAVALVLGALGVAAELATPLVTKAVLDGLEMSASLRTPITILAVLLVAGSVVGLIQGIMLGTLAERIILAARTGIVRHLLGARVPEVTARPPGELVTRVTSDTLLIREATTSSVVNFVNGLIGLVGAIVLMAYLDVVLLGTTVAVLVLVGICVVVLMPRLSKAQQEAQEHVGKLGGRLEGVVRALRTVKSARAETRETSRISAHAEDSARAGIRAVKLENVSWTITGAGVNLAVMLLLGVGAWRVSTGAITVTTLVAFLLYVFQLMMPVMLLTMALTSLQSGLAAAARISDVEDMELEADDDGAVASRAQVTDRAGQVATGSAGASPPEPPALRLRDVTYRYQTADGVAPALNGVSISVPRRGHTAIVGPSGAGKTTIMSLLLRFLTPEDGRIELDGRPYAEWTTDEIRSRIAYVEQDTPIVPGTLRENLAYAAPDASDARVWAAVDALRLSARVATMPDGLDTEVTSAELSGGERQRVAVARALVAQPEILLLDEATAQLDGLTEAALAGAIREVAATGAVVTIAHRLSTVVDADQIVLLERGRVRAVGRHAELLEADELYRELVAALRLDASVGAPHDEAVAGEARDGEPASDVPVPATT from the coding sequence ATGAGCGGACAGACGGCAGAGAACACCGAGCAGGGTGTGCCCGAACGGACCACGCGGGAGAAGGCCCGCATCCTGTGGGCGTACGCCCGCCCTCACAAGGGCGTCCTCGCCGTCGCCCTCGTGCTCGGCGCGCTCGGCGTCGCTGCCGAGCTCGCCACACCGCTCGTCACGAAGGCGGTGCTCGACGGCCTCGAGATGTCCGCGTCGCTGCGCACGCCGATCACGATCCTCGCGGTGCTGCTCGTCGCGGGCTCCGTCGTCGGGCTGATCCAGGGGATCATGCTCGGCACGCTCGCGGAGCGGATCATCCTGGCCGCGCGCACCGGGATCGTCCGTCACCTCCTGGGTGCGCGCGTGCCCGAGGTCACCGCGCGCCCGCCGGGCGAGCTCGTCACGCGGGTCACCTCCGACACGCTGCTGATCCGCGAGGCGACGACGTCCAGCGTCGTCAACTTCGTCAACGGCCTCATCGGGCTCGTCGGCGCGATCGTGCTCATGGCCTACCTCGACGTCGTGCTGCTCGGCACGACGGTGGCGGTCCTGGTGCTCGTCGGGATCTGCGTCGTCGTGCTCATGCCGCGCCTCTCGAAGGCCCAGCAGGAGGCCCAGGAGCACGTCGGCAAGCTCGGCGGGCGGCTCGAGGGCGTCGTCCGCGCCCTGCGTACCGTGAAGTCCGCCCGCGCGGAGACGCGCGAGACGAGCCGGATCTCGGCGCACGCGGAGGACTCCGCCCGGGCCGGGATCCGCGCCGTCAAGCTCGAGAACGTCTCCTGGACCATCACCGGCGCCGGGGTGAACCTCGCCGTCATGCTGCTGCTCGGCGTCGGGGCGTGGCGCGTGTCCACCGGGGCGATCACCGTGACCACGCTCGTCGCGTTCCTGCTCTACGTCTTCCAGCTGATGATGCCGGTCATGCTGCTGACGATGGCGCTGACGTCGCTGCAGTCCGGCCTTGCCGCTGCCGCGCGGATCAGCGACGTCGAGGACATGGAGCTGGAGGCCGACGACGACGGCGCCGTCGCCTCGCGCGCGCAGGTCACCGATCGTGCGGGTCAGGTCGCGACAGGCTCGGCTGGGGCGAGCCCGCCCGAGCCGCCCGCGCTCCGGCTGCGCGACGTGACGTACCGCTACCAGACCGCCGACGGCGTCGCCCCGGCCCTGAACGGTGTCTCGATCAGCGTGCCGCGCCGCGGCCACACGGCGATCGTCGGACCGTCCGGCGCCGGGAAGACGACGATCATGTCGCTGCTGCTGCGGTTCCTGACGCCGGAGGACGGGCGGATCGAGCTCGACGGCCGCCCGTACGCGGAGTGGACCACCGACGAGATCCGGTCGCGGATCGCGTACGTGGAGCAGGACACGCCCATCGTGCCCGGGACGCTGCGGGAGAACCTCGCGTACGCCGCTCCGGACGCCTCGGACGCGCGGGTGTGGGCCGCCGTCGACGCCCTGCGCCTCAGTGCACGGGTCGCCACGATGCCGGACGGTCTCGACACCGAGGTGACGTCGGCCGAGCTCTCCGGGGGGGAGCGGCAGCGCGTGGCGGTCGCCCGGGCGCTCGTGGCGCAGCCGGAGATCCTGCTGCTGGACGAGGCGACGGCGCAGCTCGACGGCCTCACCGAGGCGGCGCTCGCGGGGGCCATCCGCGAGGTCGCGGCCACCGGGGCGGTCGTCACGATCGCGCACCGGCTCTCCACGGTCGTCGACGCCGACCAGATCGTGCTCCTCGAGCGCGGGCGCGTGCGCGCCGTCGGCCGGCACGCGGAGCTGCTCGAGGCGGACGAGCTGTACCGGGAGCTGGTTGCCGCGCTGCGGCTCGACGCGAGCGTCGGCGCCCCGCACGACGAGGCGGTGGCCGGCGAGGCTCGGGACGGCGAGCCGGCGTCGGACGTGCCGGTCCCGGCCACGACCTGA
- a CDS encoding TetR/AcrR family transcriptional regulator, which yields MTAESETAEGVERGVRARTRHAILDAAAAVWARDYSASLSTIAERAEVSRSTLHRYFTDRQALIDGLLLDSFAQFETIDAVLAPYATTMDGLEQFLRAGIDMGDRVIFLFSDPSRFDGNPNWDGDDGGDEMVAAIERARAEGGIAPEIPTAWAVNLFYAVLYTASEVSNEGVPRHVTADLAVRAFRRGVAP from the coding sequence ATGACGGCGGAGAGCGAGACAGCGGAGGGCGTCGAGCGTGGGGTCCGCGCGCGCACCCGGCACGCGATCCTCGACGCCGCGGCCGCGGTCTGGGCACGGGACTACTCCGCGTCGCTCTCGACGATCGCAGAGCGCGCCGAGGTCAGCCGCTCGACGCTGCACCGCTACTTCACCGACCGCCAGGCGCTCATCGACGGGCTGCTGCTGGACTCGTTCGCGCAGTTCGAGACGATCGACGCCGTCCTGGCGCCGTACGCGACCACGATGGACGGACTCGAGCAGTTCCTGCGCGCCGGCATCGACATGGGCGACCGGGTGATCTTCCTGTTCTCCGACCCGAGCAGGTTCGACGGCAACCCGAACTGGGACGGCGACGACGGCGGCGACGAGATGGTGGCGGCCATCGAGCGCGCCCGCGCCGAGGGTGGCATCGCGCCCGAGATCCCGACGGCCTGGGCCGTCAACCTCTTCTACGCCGTGCTCTACACGGCCTCCGAGGTGAGCAACGAAGGGGTGCCGCGGCATGTCACCGCCGACCTCGCGGTGCGCGCGTTCCGCCGCGGCGTCGCTCCCTGA